Genomic segment of Tamandua tetradactyla isolate mTamTet1 chromosome 1, mTamTet1.pri, whole genome shotgun sequence:
GTGATTGATTTCTTATAAGGGTGCTAAGTTCATACAGTGGAAAAGAATagcttcttcaacaaatgctgttgggaaaactggatctccacatgcaaaagaatgcaagTGGACccctcacactctatacaaaaatcaactcacatAGATCAAGGACCCAAATACAAATGCTAACACTATAAAACTCTAGTAGATAACATAGGGGCATATCTTCATGACCTAGAATTCTGCAATGGGTTGTTGGATATGACACCACAAGcactagcaacaaaagaaacaatagataaattttatttcatcaaaatttaaaagttttgtgccttgaaagaaaatataaagaaagtgaaaagacaacattagaaaatgggagaaaatagttgcaagcCACTTATCATACAAGGGCttagtatccagaaaatataaagaactttcacaatgcaacaacaaaaagacaaacccaatttaaaaatggccaaagggcttgaatagacatttctccaaagaaggtattcaaatggccaataaatacattaaaagatgtcaacatcattagccattagggaaatacaaatcaaaaccacaatgagaaaccaccctacacaaggatggctattattaaaaaatggaaaatagcaagtgctgGAGTGGATGTTCAGAAATTGGAATGCTAATGTATTGTTGGTAGGCatgaaaatggtgcagccaccatggaaagcatgggtcttcaaaaagttaaatatagaattaccatatgacctgacaattccaTGTCAAGGTTTAAActcaaagagagtgaaaacagggtctcagTTTACCTGTACAtcactgtttatagcagcattattcacaatagctaaaaggtggtaacaacccaaatgttcatcaacaaatgaatgtataaacaaaatgtggaacatacacacaatggaatattattcaggcataagaaaagaatgaagtacagagacatgctgcaacatggaagaaccctgaaaacattatgcttacTGTAATAAGCAAGACACATCAGGACAAAAAGTATATGATATCACTTACAAGAGATGACTGGAGATAGCAAATTCCCAGAGATAGAAAGCAGCTTTAGAGGTTACTGGGAGATGGGGGAAGgggaagtgtttaaaaaaaaattaaaaccacccaGTCATGGGTTGGGTATGGGTAGGGTGGTGTGGTGCATGAGAGATTTGGTGAGGAGAAGAGTGAGGTCCTGGGGATGCTTTGGGTGGTGCCAAGGCTGCTTGGGGTTTCCTCCTGAGGCAGCACTTGTGAGAGTTCAAGATGCCCTATGAAAATAAGCAGGGGCCTTGTGACCTTCCAGGAGATTCTGTTGGCTCAGAGGTGGCTGGACCTCTGCTCCCCTGAATGGACCCCTCACCCACAGAGTTGACCCCACCCCTCGGTCAGGGACTCTGTCTCTTGCACCTTACATAAGGATCCATTCTAGGACCAGAAATCAAGCCAGGTACCACAGGGACAAGTCCACTATCACTAGGCCCCTTTGGGAGGCACCTACAGTCCAGGAAGACTCCACCATGAAGCTGACCCCTTCCCATTACTCCACTGAGTCACAGGCAAGAGAGTGGCCAGGCCTGGGGGAGCAGTAGTCCCCCGCCTCACTGGGAGGCAGTCTGGCCAAACCAGATGAAGCTGCCTTCCTGCATATGGAATGAGCTCCCAGGGAAGCTACAGCAGTACCCAGAGCtggcagccccctccccaggcacAGATCATGCTGGGCTGCACCAGGCTGACAGCTCAGAGGTGCAGGCAATGCTGAGATGCAACAAAGTCTTGAGTGGGCAACTCCATTCTTGCATTCTTCTTCTTGCAATCAAGCAAGAGGGATAAGTGGCTTTGGGGGTCTCTATTCTCATTTCAGTTTCAAGCCCCAACACCCAGCTACGGTCCCTGGGTTTTCAGTCCACTGACTCAAAAATGAGGCCTGACTGGTTCCCGGGTGGGTCTTTTTCCAGCCTTCTTGGGGTTGGCAATGGGGATGGATGGGCATCCATGGTACATACAAGGAGAGGCATCCAGTCCTGGCCCAGGCTGGTAGAATCTGTGGAGAGTCCTGTCCTGATGGGGCCCAGGTCTGGGATCCAGCAGCAGCCTCCTCCTCCTTGTCCTCAGGCCTCTGCTTTCACTGGCCCAGCATACAGGCCTTCTTACAGGCCACTGCAGACACCAGAGCAGCGCCCCGGCCGCTGCCCTCTTGGGACTCAATGAAGGTGATCTCACAGTCGGGCGTCAGCCTCCTCACACTGGCATGAAACCGGTCCTTGAAGCTGGAGAGAAGGGAATCAGGGCTGGCCactacccgccccccccccccccagacttGCCCTTCCCACCCTTCAGAGCCAACTCCTCAGCGGCCTGAGTGCCGCTGCAAGGAGGGGACACTAGAGAACCCAGGCAGCCTGGAGCAAGGGATCTTCTTCAGAATTTGGgtcaaggagaaaaaggagggGAGGAAGGCAGGCAGAGGGTGGAGAATTCCTGTAATGGTGAGCCTGAAGGTTTTCGGGGAACATGGGTTTCAACCTCAGTGCTTAGAACAGTACACGCATCTAGAGGAAGGGTGGGCCCGAATGGGAGATGGAGGCTCCGATATGACCAGCCCCCACCCTAGGCGCCCCTCTGCCCTCCTGTGTGCTGTGGGCTTACCTGGGGTGCAGCTTGTACACGGAGCCGTCCACGCCCACAGTAATGTGCAACATGTCTTCGCTGCGGCTCTGGCGCATACGGTTGATGACGGCTGCCAGCCCAGCTGAGCACATCTGCGCGGCGCGCGTGGACACGCTTTCGCAGGCATGGCGCACAATGTCGCAGTCGGTGGCCGAGGGTCGCAGCCCCAGTGTGCTCAGGATGTTGTAGATCTGCTTACGGTCGCCTGAGTCGCTGCAGGGTGAGGGGCAGGAGGTGGAAAGGTCGCCGCGGGCCTCGCCAGTCTGCCCACCCCCAAGGGGGACCCCACCTCCACCCTAGGGCTCAGCCTCCAGACCCGCGTGGGACCCTCCGGGTCTCACACCTCCCCCTCGGAACTGGAACTCCGGTATATAATGAATGAATAGctcatttttccttcctcccaTCTTTAATGTTGAAAAAAGACAAGAAGCCGCCACAAGGGTCCTGAGCCACTCCGTGGGCCTCCAACCCAATGTCATGACTCTCAGGAGAACTCCGTCTCCACGTCTAGTGCCCCCTGAGCCCCGCCGCACCTCTCCACCTGCGAAACGAAGCGCGTCTCGAAGGCGCCCCGCGTGCGCAGGTGCTCCGAAGCCTCGCCGTTGAAGAGCAGGTTCTGGTCCACAAGCTTCAGCAGCACGAGCCGCACCAGTTCGCCCATGTACTTGCCGCCGATGATTTTCTCATACCTGCGGCAGAGGGCAGGCGGACGGATCACCGCGAGGCGCTTACGCAGAAACTAGCCCAGCCAGAGGGTGCGTAGGTGGGAGTGGAGATGTGACGCCAGGCCCCGCCTGGGGACCCCCTCCTTCCGCCCTGTGGCTCTAAGTATGGGTTCAAACATGGCACAGCCACTATGACGTGTGATAACTTCACCTGAGGGGTTCAGAACCTGGTTGGGTACTTGGAGGAGCCAGGGCCTGCTGCTGGCAAGGGCGGCAGAAAGGGAGTGGAGAGGTGGAGAACCCAGCTGGCATCCTTCTGAAGCCACTCTCGTCAGGGCCCTAAGCATATGCCCAGTGAGGGGTTCTAGTGTCGTCACCCCAGGTGAGAGCTGGGGCACCCCTAGGGGTGTGAACTAGGACATCAGCTCTTGATACTCGGTGGAGCTGGGCGTGAACTTCCTGAGTGTCAATGAGCTTCAATCTCTGCATCTTGGAATACATTTAATGCTAGTGGCCAAGGGGTGTAAGAACATCAGAGATGAAGCGGACAAGGCTCAACTAGCACACCCTGATGTAGAGTAGAAGGCAACTGAGTGATGACAGCTGGGGTCAGTGACAAGCTCTGTGGCGTGCCTCTCAAGCTGGGGTCTGCACCCAGCAGCGTGCAGCACAATATCAACACGTATTTGCTTTGGGGAACTCGAGGTTCAACACAATTAATCTTTGCCGCGTTTCCCAGAGCCTTTGTTGTGACCTTGTCCTCTGTGAAACTTCCAGGAGGCGGAGATtgctcccctcccccatcatCTAACCAGAGACCCTCTTTCTGAGGCCCGAGCATTCCCATCTGTGCTGTATCCAGCCCACAGAGGGGCCACTGTAACTGGGAGCAGAATGAACGGACCCAGGAGCCCGTGGAGGAAGGGACTGTCAATTTGCTTTTCCCCAGAGGTGTTTAAAAACAAGACCATTATGTGGCAGAGGTCAGGGCGCCCATCTGCTGCTGCACTCGACCGGCGCAGCCCAAGCGCAGCTGTTCAgaggggttggggttgggggtggggaaggtaCCAGGGCGGGAGCTGGGCGGGGCGGTCCTTACAGCTGCTGACCAGGGTTCACGGAGTTCTCGTCCACAACGCGGTCATACTCCAGCAGGAACTCGTCCAGCTCGCCCGAGTCCCCGAAGGCGCCCCACTCGGTGTTGACACACATGCGGCCCTCGTTTCCCTCCACGAGTTCCACGTTGTGCATCTCCTCCATGTAGCAGGCGTTGCAGCCAGTGCCTGCGGCGGGAGGCAGCTTCAGGCCCTGCCTTGCTGTGTCTGTCCCCCTAACCCCACCCCCTGCTGGATGGTGTGGGAGTACAGCAGGAGTAGGGCACCTGGGGAGGAGAACCCCATCTCTCTGGGATTCCAACGGGCAGGGAAGTTCTTTTGGCCCAGTGTCCTCCCACCCTCCATTCTTCGGCCCCCATACTGCAGTGAAGGGCCTCCTTGCATTGCCTGGATCAGTGGAAAGACCTGGGCTAGGTGCGGCCACCCCACCTCTCTGGGCTATAAAAAgtgtgcccccaccccactcctcagTCCATCGTGGACAACTGCAGGCAGCACCAGCTATGACATTTGCAGGGTCTACTGCAAAGTGAAATGTGAGGTCCCTTATTcacaaattattaagaatttcaaaatggtGACAGCAGGGCATCAAGTCAAGCTCGAGGCTCTTCTGAGGGGGTGAGAGATGGGGTGTGAGTCTGCACTGGTTGCTTTCCTGTAAGATGGTCAAGGTCTGCAAACTCGAATGCCCTTAGGAGCCAGGCAGGGCACGTGAACAGGCCACAGGGGTCAGGAGGTCACCCCTTTGCCATCTCTGCCCCATGAGGGGTTTGCATGGACAGAACGATTGTAGCCTGGCCTGGTAATTTGTTAAGTACTTGGACTGTGGGGCCTCTCAGATGGCTGGGAACCCCCTGTTCTGTGCAGCCTTCTATGGACATGGGCCTTGGCACAGCCTTCTGGGAGGTAAGAGGGGCTCCCGGAAGAGGGGAGGATCTTACCCACAATCATGCCGACCTCACACCGGTGGTCCTCATAGTAACAGGATATCATCGTAGCCACGGTGTCGTTCACCATGGCAACCACATCCATTTCAAAGTCCTGCCAAGAAGCACAGAAGTGGCAGTGCTGGGGCCCCTGAGGCTAGGGGCAGGAAGGGGGTCTCAGCGTTCAGCCTGGTTAGGGTCTTTTCAGCCAAATGCAGGTAGCAGGGAGTGCCTGGGGATGGGCAACCCTGAGGGCAGGCACAGCAGCCAACTCACCCCTCTCCGCTTGATGGCATCTCTCAGGAGCCCCACGACATTGTTCCCTTCGGCTCCAGAGGCCTTGAAGCCTTTCGTCCAGTTGAGAAGGATACCCTGTGGGAAGAGAGAGGCCCTTCGGTGGCTCCTGCTGATAAATGCTGGGGAGGGGAGGTTGGGATGTAGGGGCAGCAAGCTACAACGGGCCCTTCATCCCAGCCCTGGGCAGGGGGTGAAGGGCCAGGGAGCTAACTCTGACCCCTGGGACATGAAGTTCTATttcacagttgaggaaactgaagctctgaGCAGGCCCATAACTTCAAGAGGTGTTTGGAGATACTTCTCCACGAATATCTAATATTTCTGCATGGCTGAATCCCAGCCGatttaagaatattcatgtaGTAAACGCTTAGAGACATCCTTCCAAAGTATGAATTGAGTCTGGAGGGGAGCGGCCCAAAAATCAGTTTTCTACTTTTGGAGTTCTCTTGTAATGTACCCAACTGTATGTGAAGGGACCATCTTGGTCTTCATTGAGTCTCTCTGTGGAGACTGGAGCTTGGAAAGCCAGCACAAGATGTTGCTCAGCTTCTGCTTTGGCTGTAACAACTCTCTTTGTCTCTGATCCAGAGGTTTTGTGTTTTAAGTATATGTGTGGGTGCGTACGTAtaatctgcatgtgtgtgtgtatatatagtctgtgtgtgtatgtataatctATACATGTGTATAATCTGTGTATGTATAATCTGCATATATaatctctgtgtatgtgtgtatatatgtatgtataatctatgtgtgtgcatatatatataatctatgtgtgtgtgttaaactGTGGCAACCTAACTTGTTAGTTCATGAGTAGGATAAACTCTCAGGCTCTCTGCAGCCCCCGACTTAACAAGAGACAGTGTCTTATACAGAAGAAGCATATGCATGCTGGAGTCAGACAGCCTGAGTTGAATTCCAGCACTGCTTCTTCCCTCTTTAGCCAAGAACTTCAGTTTCCTTGACTGCAATGGGGGTAATAATAAAACATGCCCCACCGGGTAGTGATGAAGCTAATAGTGACAGAGTCACAATTTGAATCTGGCTCTTCCCCTTTGGAACCTTGGTTCTCTCAAATGGCAGTACTACATTTGAAGGCAGCATGAAGCAGATTTCACAGGGCCCCTTTTTCTGGGATGCACCCTCATCAGTGCCCCTGATGGGTGGGACCTCCTCCCCAACGCACTGTTCAGCAGGCTGGCCCCACCTTGTCGATATCTTCATGCCGTACAGGAAAGGAAAAGGTGAAGCCCAAGGGTAACTTCTTGTGCTTCATCTGATGCTTGTCCAGGAAGTCAGAGATGCATTCAGAGATGTAGTCAAAAAGCTGGAAAACACATACCCAGGTGAGCCACCCTTGCTTCAGAGGGTGGGCAGGTGGACAATCAACCCAGCCCCTAGCTGCACCCAGCAACGTTCAGCTTCCGCCTGCTTCCTCATCCCGTGAAAGGCTTGGGGCTGGAGCAcatccctaaccatgacatcagTTTTCACCCCGGCACCCAGAGTCTTTTTTGCCATACCCCCTGCCTCACCACCCCTCTCGGCCCCACTGCTGACCATCTCAGCTGTGCCGGTCATGACGTCCTCAGGAATGGAGTACATTTGGTGCTTGGTTTTGACGCTCCACTGCCCCTCCTCGCCTTCCCCCACCTTCACCAGCATCACCCTGAAGTTGGTGCCGCCCAGATCCAGGGAGAGGAAGTCCCCGACTTCTGCAACCACAGGGAGAAGCTCATTGGCCTTATGGGTTTCCCCAGCAGCCCTCATGgccaagagagagaggtggggaaggTCCAAAGGGGCCAGACAAGGCCTGCCAAGGCCAGGAATCTGGGGGTCCCCTGGGAAAACTGTGGAAGGGGTCAAAGGCAAGATTAAGAAACAGTCCATGGGAAAGCCTCCAGGATGCAGAGCTGTCCCAGTGTCCCGCCCCTGCACCCCGCCCTGCACCATGTTACCTGAGCCTTCCGGGGTGGAGCGTACATAGGTGGGCAGCATCTTCACACTGGCCTCCTCGTGGGTCTCAAGCCTCAGGCCACGGTCCATCTCCTTCTGCATCCGTCTCATCACCTTCTTCAGGTCCTCCTCTTGCAGCTGGAACTCCGCTAGGATCTTCTCCGCCTGCCAAAGGGATGAGATTGGAAGCAGCCTGGGCTGGGGATGTTGTGtagggtggggaggtgggaagtCTGGTGGGGCTAGGGCTCAGggggaggagcaggtggaggaCCTCAAGTGATATAGGAAGAGAGCACAGTAGGAGGAACAAGGGGGGAGGGGAAAGCGTGggtgagaggaaagggagagcAGGAAAAGGAGCATGGAAAGAGGAGAGTGGGGGAAGGAACAAGGGGAAGGTGTAAGGGGGAGGAAAGGGAGCAAGGGGAGAGCGTGGTAGGAGGGCTGGGCCAGTCACATGCTGTCTATACCACCTTGTGTACACAGCAGGAACTGTGCCTTCTTCTGACCCAAAGTCTAGGGAGACCCTTTTAAACTTTGCATGATTTcatgtatgctcccaatcaaggagctccaaagcacatgagacaaaTATTGTCAAAATTGAAGGGACCAATAGACATTTCagcaataataataggagacttcaatacaccattctcctctatatgtagaacaacaagacagaagatcaacaaggaaatagagaacttcaataatttgataagtgaattagctctaacagacatatataggttgttacacccccaaacactaggatatagattcttctctagttctctcgaaacattctctgggataggtcatatgctgggacataaaacaggtctttagaaatttaagaacattgaaattattcaaagcactttctctgatcacaatggaatgaagctggaaatggataaccaccaaagaacaagaactttcacaaatatatggagattaaataacacgctcttaaacaaccagtacattaaagaataaattttCTAAAGAAATTAGCAGCtgtttggagatgaatgaaaactagAATACAacgtatcagaacttatggaatgtggtgtggtagttagattcagttgtcaacttggccaggtgaaggcacctagttttgttgctgcggacatgagccaatggtacgtgaacctcatctgttgctgattacatctgcagtcagttaggaggcgtgcctgctgcaatgaatgatgtttgacttaattgcctggtgcttaaatgagagagcacaatgtagcacagcccaagcagcttggcatacctcatctcagcactgcagctcagcccaggcctttggagacacagaaagcaatcaccccggggaaagttgttggaacccagaggcctggagagaagaccagcagagattaccctgagccttcccacgtaagaaagaacctcagatgaaagttaactgcctttcctctgaagaactaacaaaataaatccccttttattaaaagccaatccgtctctggtgtgttgcattccggcagctagcaaactagaacatgtggcaaaggcaatgctgagagggaaatttactgccttaaatgcctatattaaaatagaagaaaaagcaaaagtcaagaacttaactgctcacctgaaggaactagagaaagaacagcaaactaacccccaaagcaaatagaagaagagaaataacaaagattaaagctgagttaaatgaatgggaaaacaaaagaacaatagagagaatcaacaaaaccaaaagttgattctttgagaaaaacagtaaaatcaatggaccactagcaaggctgacaaagaaaaaagagagagaggaagcaaataaacaaaatcagaaatgagagaggggtcattaccacagaccctgaagaaataaaaaaaatcattacaagatactaagaacaactatatgccaacaaattagacttaggtgaaatggacaaattcctggaaacacataaacaagctacactgactcacaaacaaatagaatatctcaacaaaccaatcacaagtaaagagatttgatccatcatcaaaaatcttcctacaaagaaaagcccagggccaaatggcttcacaggggaattttgttaacattccaaaaagaaccaacatcaatcatgctcaaacttttccaaaaaattgaggaaaaaggagcactACTTAATTCATCTTATGAAGGTAAcattactttaataccaaaactgcataaagatgctgtaagaaagaacaactacaggccaatctctctgatgaacatagatgcaaaaattctcagcaaaatactagcaaatcaaatccaatgatacACTAAAAGAACTGTACACCCCAACCAAAGGGGGTTTATACCagtaatgcaaggatggttcaacacaaggcaATCAATTAAAGTAggacagcacattaacaaattgaaaatgaaaaaaatcacatgaacatcttgattgatgctaaaaaagcatttgacaaaattaaacatccttttctcataaaaacacttcaaaagataggaatcaaaagtaacttcctcaatatgataaagggcatatatgaaaaacccatagccagcattgtactcaatagtgagatactgaaaactttccccttaagattggggataagaaaaggatgccctctgtcatcactattattcaacattgtactagaagttctagctagagcaatcaggcaggaaaaagaaataaaaggcatccaatttggaaaggaagaagtaaaactttcattatctgcagatgacatgaaactatacttggaaaatcctgagaaatctaaaaatcagttacttgagctaataaacaaatttagcaaggtgtcaggatataaaattcatgtgcaaaaatcagtaatgtttctatgtaCAAGTAATGAActaactgaagagtcagttaaggaaaaaattccattcaaaatagcaattaaaaatatcaagtatttaggaatgaacttaactaggaatgtaaaggacttgtacacagagaactgcataacattgccaaaagaaatcaaagaagatttaaataggtggaaagacattccctgctcttggataggaaggttaaatgtagttaagatgtcagttctccccaaattaatctacagattcaatgcaataccaatcaaaattccatccacctactttgaag
This window contains:
- the GCK gene encoding hexokinase-4, with product MGELVRLVLLKLVDQNLLFNGEASEHLRTRGAFETRFVSQVESDSGDRKQIYNILSTLGLRPSATDCDIVRHACESVSTRAAQMCSAGLAAVINRMRQSRSEDMLHITVGVDGSVYKLHPSFKDRFHASVRRLTPDCEITFIESQEGSGRGAALVSAVACKKACMLGQ